From a region of the Spirochaetota bacterium genome:
- a CDS encoding radical SAM protein: MKKKSKALCLAYTDNDGNVWDFPGIEPAFRTGRRFVRADRDDLIPLPYGSYLFSLPGRFPVFYGHKTGDFRHMTVSPDGDDIIAASAFLASAYLRTYLPAFIRKDDAPVLPLWAYAGVAVIDGEFYVPAMRIDDDPRSDPAIHENDDDLKTAIGETKRLFPENRLVKQLAKCSTAYRCLCARNFFLGRHEAPLPTTIPCNARCAGCLSLQGEGSPFPPSQPRLDFSPEPGEIAEVVLRHFSRVRGGVASFGQGCEGEPLLRSEDLAAAVRLVREKTGAGTINLNTNGSRPDGVRELIGAGLDSIRISLNSPTEEYYSRYHRPVNYSYDDVLRSLDVALEAGIFVSINLFFLPGFTDSEAEVAALEKFLGRFPVTMIQTRNLNMDPDFYFEQIGFRESEPVGVRKLVEYLKEKYPSMRLGYYNPPLR, encoded by the coding sequence GTGAAAAAGAAGAGTAAGGCCCTGTGCCTGGCCTATACGGACAATGATGGCAATGTCTGGGACTTTCCCGGAATTGAGCCCGCCTTTCGCACCGGGAGGCGCTTTGTCCGGGCCGACCGGGATGACCTGATACCGCTCCCCTACGGGAGCTATCTCTTCTCGCTGCCCGGGCGCTTTCCGGTGTTTTACGGCCATAAAACCGGCGACTTCCGCCACATGACGGTTTCTCCCGACGGGGATGACATAATCGCCGCGTCGGCCTTTCTGGCTTCGGCATATCTCAGGACCTATCTTCCCGCGTTCATCAGGAAGGATGACGCCCCGGTGCTTCCCCTCTGGGCCTATGCCGGGGTCGCGGTCATCGACGGGGAGTTTTACGTTCCGGCGATGCGGATCGACGATGACCCCCGGTCCGATCCCGCCATCCATGAGAATGACGATGACCTGAAGACAGCCATCGGTGAAACGAAGAGGCTCTTTCCCGAAAACCGCCTCGTGAAGCAGCTGGCGAAGTGCTCCACCGCGTACCGGTGCCTCTGCGCCAGGAATTTCTTCCTGGGCCGCCACGAGGCGCCGCTTCCCACAACCATCCCCTGCAACGCCCGCTGCGCCGGATGCCTCTCGCTGCAGGGGGAAGGTTCGCCCTTTCCGCCGTCTCAACCGCGCCTTGATTTCAGCCCGGAACCGGGGGAGATAGCCGAGGTCGTGCTGCGCCATTTCTCGCGTGTGAGGGGCGGAGTGGCCAGCTTCGGCCAGGGATGTGAGGGTGAGCCCCTTCTGCGGAGCGAAGACCTGGCCGCGGCGGTACGGCTGGTGCGCGAAAAGACCGGAGCGGGCACCATAAACCTCAACACCAACGGATCGCGGCCCGACGGTGTGAGGGAGCTCATCGGCGCGGGCCTCGATTCCATTCGGATCAGCCTCAATTCCCCGACAGAAGAATACTACAGCCGCTACCACCGGCCGGTGAACTACTCTTACGATGATGTTTTGCGCTCCCTAGACGTTGCACTGGAAGCCGGGATTTTCGTGTCCATCAACCTCTTCTTCCTTCCCGGATTCACCGACTCGGAAGCGGAGGTGGCGGCGCTGGAGAAGTTCCTGGGGCGTTTTCCGGTGACCATGATCCAGACCAGGAACCTGAACATGGACCCGGATTTTTATTTCGAACAGATCGGGTTTCGCGAGTCGGAGCCGGTGGGAGTGAGGAAGCTTGTGGAATACTTGAAAGAAAAATACCCGTCGATGCGTTTGGGCTATTATAATCCTCCGTTGCGCTGA
- a CDS encoding SRPBCC domain-containing protein, with product MKKAILVIVSVMLVIIVLLVIGKKSLYTDIIINAPVDKVWKEFADFPEYPRWNPFIRKVSGEMKTGGSIQITIQPKGHKPVDFNPTLIRYDEKSTVQWEGKLFIPGLFTGRHIFHLVRLENGKTKFIQKEDFNGILVPFINLDSTLEGFREMNALLKKRVEAR from the coding sequence ATGAAAAAAGCCATTTTGGTTATTGTGTCGGTAATGTTAGTGATCATCGTTCTCCTGGTCATTGGGAAGAAGAGTCTCTATACGGATATAATCATCAACGCCCCGGTGGATAAGGTATGGAAAGAATTTGCCGATTTTCCTGAATATCCCCGGTGGAATCCTTTTATAAGAAAAGTTTCCGGTGAGATGAAAACAGGCGGCTCAATTCAGATTACCATCCAGCCCAAAGGGCACAAACCGGTGGACTTCAATCCTACGCTAATAAGATACGATGAAAAAAGCACTGTCCAATGGGAAGGGAAATTATTTATCCCGGGACTTTTTACCGGCAGGCATATCTTTCACCTTGTCAGGTTAGAAAATGGTAAAACCAAGTTCATTCAAAAAGAAGACTTTAATGGGATCCTTGTCCCTTTTATAAACCTGGATTCGACCCTGGAGGGTTTCAGGGAGATGAATGCTTTGTTGAAAAAAAGGGTTGAGGCAAGATAG
- the thiE gene encoding thiamine phosphate synthase, with product MERRIYAAIDANLNRALEGVRVCEDVMRFCLRRADLSTRLKEVRHGIVEASWRFPAGMTLYGRDVEADAQKFVDLGAEGTRGSLADLFSANLHRATEAVRSLEEFGKLALPDRPDNPFQGIRFTLYDIEGAAAPLIKRGEKMERLNRSLYAILDSAYVHRDAFNDTAAKMIRGGASVIQLRMKTSGKGDILTAARDIATLCREGKALFIVNDHVDIAMLAGADGVHLGLNDLRANDARKLIPHDMIIGITAYTAEDPARAEGEGADYIAVGPVYDTVYKSASGPMTLKGAGVEVISRARGLVSIPIVAIGGITPKGAGSAIAAGADSIAAASYLYIDDKIEENCRAMAGAIAAVPV from the coding sequence ATGGAACGCCGCATCTATGCAGCCATCGACGCGAACCTGAACCGCGCCCTGGAGGGTGTCCGCGTCTGCGAGGATGTTATGCGCTTTTGCCTGCGCCGGGCCGACCTGTCAACGCGTCTCAAGGAAGTCAGGCATGGAATCGTCGAGGCGTCGTGGCGGTTCCCCGCCGGCATGACGCTTTACGGTCGGGATGTCGAGGCAGACGCACAGAAGTTCGTCGACCTTGGCGCTGAGGGGACCAGGGGCTCCCTGGCTGACCTTTTCTCGGCGAACCTTCACCGAGCCACCGAGGCGGTCCGCTCACTTGAGGAGTTCGGCAAGCTTGCTCTCCCGGACCGGCCGGACAATCCCTTCCAGGGGATACGTTTTACCCTCTATGACATCGAGGGGGCGGCGGCGCCGCTGATAAAGCGCGGTGAGAAAATGGAGCGGCTAAACCGTTCCCTGTACGCCATTCTCGATTCGGCATATGTGCACCGTGACGCTTTCAATGATACTGCCGCAAAGATGATCCGCGGCGGTGCGTCCGTAATCCAGCTTCGCATGAAAACGTCCGGCAAGGGGGATATCCTTACCGCGGCCCGTGATATAGCGACGCTCTGCAGGGAAGGGAAAGCGCTATTTATCGTCAATGACCATGTGGATATCGCCATGCTCGCCGGCGCCGACGGCGTCCACCTTGGCCTGAACGACCTTCGCGCTAATGATGCCAGGAAGCTCATCCCCCATGACATGATCATCGGCATCACTGCCTATACGGCGGAAGATCCGGCGCGGGCCGAAGGAGAGGGCGCTGACTATATCGCGGTGGGGCCGGTGTACGATACCGTGTACAAATCCGCCTCCGGACCTATGACGCTCAAGGGGGCCGGAGTGGAAGTGATCTCCCGTGCCAGGGGATTGGTATCCATTCCCATCGTCGCCATCGGCGGCATCACACCGAAAGGCGCGGGCAGCGCAATTGCCGCGGGCGCGGATTCCATTGCGGCGGCATCTTATCTGTATATTGATGATAAGATAGAAGAGAACTGCCGGGCAATGGCGGGTGCGATCGCCGCTGTTCCGGTATGA
- a CDS encoding 16S rRNA (uracil(1498)-N(3))-methyltransferase: MPQFFVTSSSISNGRCTIGGDDFHHLVGVRRVRTGDTIRLRDDKGASLSARIESITADRLTAVIISESDAPHSPVDITLCMCLLKGGNFDLAVEKAVEVGVSRIIAVASERTVPRPSDIDSKLRRWNRKAEEAAKQSLRERVPPVEGIRTFDEVLAGDRDRARIIAHPGSPLTLKEFLRSTEPGAVTLLVGPEGGFSPAELDAAAAAGWVAAGFGFSQLRAETAAPVLCGIIMYEWGD; the protein is encoded by the coding sequence ATGCCTCAATTCTTTGTGACATCATCGAGCATCAGCAACGGCCGCTGTACCATAGGGGGCGATGATTTTCATCACCTCGTCGGCGTGCGCCGTGTCAGGACCGGCGACACCATCAGGCTTCGCGATGACAAGGGCGCTTCCCTCTCGGCGCGGATAGAGAGCATCACCGCTGACCGCCTGACAGCGGTGATTATCAGCGAAAGCGACGCGCCCCATAGCCCCGTTGATATCACCCTGTGCATGTGCCTTCTCAAGGGAGGGAACTTCGACCTGGCGGTGGAAAAGGCCGTCGAGGTGGGGGTGTCCAGGATCATAGCGGTTGCGTCGGAGCGCACGGTGCCCCGGCCGTCGGATATCGATTCGAAGTTGCGCCGGTGGAACAGGAAGGCCGAAGAGGCGGCCAAGCAGTCGCTGCGGGAGCGCGTGCCGCCGGTCGAAGGTATCCGCACCTTCGATGAAGTCCTTGCCGGGGACCGCGATCGGGCGCGCATCATCGCCCATCCGGGTTCCCCGCTGACCCTGAAGGAGTTCTTGCGCAGCACCGAGCCGGGCGCCGTGACTCTCCTGGTGGGCCCCGAGGGCGGGTTCAGTCCCGCTGAACTGGACGCGGCGGCCGCCGCCGGCTGGGTCGCGGCCGGTTTTGGGTTTTCGCAGCTCCGGGCAGAGACCGCAGCCCCGGTCCTGTGCGGCATCATCATGTATGAGTGGGGGGACTAG
- a CDS encoding outer membrane lipoprotein-sorting protein, with product MKKIFTGIGVVSLVFALYGTTAPQEDRKIELNAQGILARVDKIFEYPRGLLKGMLKHIKPDGTAATLNFTACVSQEDFLFTFSSRERGDQLKVLYNLGGEDIWVYNIHALKLFHKLAIDKYDEILSTNFTFMDLSNADFQSNYTATIDGDAFVKGVDVWKLSLKPITKGGEYGLLTLYVSKDKFIPIRIDYHDRDKAIFKFMTLVKVKENGNRIVPLRYDMMNIRQGTVSIVYFSDIDEGATFDKQIFRSEKLGE from the coding sequence ATGAAAAAAATTTTTACAGGCATTGGTGTCGTCTCCCTGGTGTTTGCCCTGTACGGAACCACGGCGCCGCAGGAAGACAGAAAAATAGAACTTAACGCCCAGGGTATCCTTGCGCGGGTGGATAAGATTTTCGAGTATCCCCGGGGATTGCTCAAGGGAATGCTGAAACACATCAAGCCGGACGGCACCGCCGCGACCCTGAATTTCACCGCCTGCGTTTCCCAGGAGGACTTTCTTTTTACGTTCAGCAGCAGGGAGCGCGGAGACCAGCTCAAGGTCCTCTACAATCTGGGCGGTGAGGATATCTGGGTCTATAATATCCATGCCCTGAAGCTGTTTCACAAGCTGGCCATCGATAAATATGACGAGATCTTGTCAACGAACTTTACCTTCATGGACCTGTCCAATGCCGATTTCCAGAGCAACTATACCGCCACCATCGACGGGGACGCTTTCGTCAAGGGCGTCGATGTGTGGAAGCTGTCATTGAAGCCCATCACCAAGGGTGGAGAGTACGGTCTGCTCACCCTTTACGTGAGCAAGGACAAATTTATTCCGATTCGCATCGATTACCATGACCGTGACAAGGCCATTTTCAAGTTCATGACGCTGGTCAAGGTTAAGGAAAACGGCAACCGCATCGTCCCGCTCCGCTATGACATGATGAACATACGGCAGGGGACGGTCAGCATCGTATACTTCAGCGATATCGACGAGGGAGCCACCTTCGACAAGCAGATATTCAGGTCGGAGAAACTGGGCGAGTAA